The proteins below come from a single Chitinophaga pinensis DSM 2588 genomic window:
- a CDS encoding bleomycin resistance protein, which yields MMTAVHPKLPMRDKRATIDFYINKLGFERFGGDYDGYLMVQKDQIQLHFFEYKELDPASNYGQIYIRTNDIAGLYQSMLDKGLPIHPNGHLQVKPWGQKEFAMLDPDNNLLTFGQ from the coding sequence ATGATGACCGCCGTTCACCCAAAATTGCCCATGAGGGATAAAAGGGCTACAATAGATTTTTATATCAATAAACTAGGATTTGAGCGCTTTGGTGGAGATTATGATGGTTACCTGATGGTACAGAAAGACCAGATCCAACTGCATTTTTTCGAATACAAAGAGCTCGATCCTGCATCCAATTACGGGCAGATCTATATCAGGACAAATGATATCGCCGGTTTATACCAATCTATGCTGGACAAAGGTTTGCCTATCCATCCTAATGGACATCTCCAGGTAAAACCATGGGGACAAAAGGAGTTTGCCATGCTGGATCCGGATAATAATTTACTGACCTTCGGACAGTAA
- a CDS encoding ABC transporter ATP-binding protein, translating to MEKRKIIEVKDLVKQYGDFTAVKGISFDVYENEIFGLLGPNGAGKSTTLEIIETLRDKTSGTVIVDGYDLDKDPESIKKLIGVQLQSSGYYPGLNLTELIELFCGLYNQEVNPKELLASFNLEDKAKAKYKELSGGQKQRFSIATTLINKPKIIFLDEPTTGLDPQARRNLWDLIQEVRAKGTTVVITTHYMDEAEFLCDRCAIVDSGRIIALESPDSLIDQLVAGGFERKKEVKKANLEDVFIHMTGKGLRED from the coding sequence ATGGAAAAGAGGAAGATTATCGAAGTAAAGGACCTGGTTAAGCAATATGGCGATTTTACGGCAGTTAAAGGTATCAGTTTCGATGTTTACGAAAATGAAATATTCGGCCTCTTAGGCCCTAACGGCGCAGGTAAGTCCACTACTTTAGAGATTATAGAGACATTGAGGGATAAAACCTCCGGAACAGTGATCGTTGACGGGTATGACCTGGATAAGGATCCGGAATCCATCAAAAAGCTGATAGGGGTGCAGTTACAGAGTTCAGGATATTATCCCGGACTGAACCTGACAGAACTGATAGAGCTATTCTGCGGACTGTACAACCAGGAAGTCAATCCTAAAGAGCTGCTGGCCTCTTTTAACCTGGAAGATAAAGCGAAAGCCAAGTATAAAGAACTCTCCGGCGGACAGAAGCAGCGTTTTTCCATTGCCACAACGCTGATCAACAAGCCTAAGATTATATTTCTCGATGAACCCACAACCGGTTTAGATCCTCAGGCAAGACGTAATCTCTGGGACCTGATCCAGGAAGTACGCGCCAAGGGTACTACCGTTGTTATTACCACACACTACATGGACGAAGCCGAATTCCTCTGCGATCGCTGTGCGATTGTTGACAGCGGCCGTATCATTGCGCTGGAGTCTCCTGACAGCCTGATTGATCAGCTGGTAGCCGGTGGATTTGAGCGTAAGAAAGAAGTGAAGAAAGCCAATCTGGAAGATGTGTTCATCCACATGACCGGCAAAGGCCTGAGAGAAGATTAG
- a CDS encoding aspartate kinase, with translation MKVFKFGGASLESVERIQQVATIVQSFPDQQILIVISAMGKTTNELEKVAQNFYLRKREIAAQLLHNIEEQHLEVADKLLGTRDNPVFEQLQQFFTEAEWTLGEKPGRSFDYYYDQLVSLGELLSTAIVSAYFNLAGVNNNWMDVRDVFRTDDTFRDANIDWTVTTQNVQEKVLPLFKKANIIITQGFIGSTDQNESVTLGREGSDYSAAVFANMLNAESQTIWKDVEGLKNADPKLFPNTINIPEISYSEVIEMAYYGAQVIHPKTIKPLQNKQIPLYVKSFLNKDLPGTVIKEETETKQLPPIIVLKKNQVLLTITSRNFDFITEDRISDVYERFHQLKIKINLMQNAAISFSCCIDNNPEKIEALMKALHDDFKISYNEGLELLTVRYNQDGLLEELSKDRTVLLEQRSLITIQRLLK, from the coding sequence ATGAAGGTTTTCAAATTTGGAGGTGCAAGTTTAGAAAGCGTTGAACGTATTCAACAGGTAGCTACTATCGTACAGTCATTCCCGGATCAGCAGATACTGATCGTGATATCGGCGATGGGCAAGACAACGAATGAACTGGAGAAAGTGGCGCAGAACTTCTATCTGCGCAAGCGTGAAATAGCAGCGCAGCTGCTGCATAACATTGAAGAGCAACACCTTGAAGTAGCAGATAAACTGCTGGGTACCCGGGATAATCCGGTATTCGAACAGTTACAGCAATTCTTTACGGAGGCCGAATGGACACTTGGCGAAAAGCCAGGCCGTTCATTCGATTACTATTACGATCAACTGGTAAGTCTCGGCGAATTACTGAGTACTGCTATCGTCAGCGCTTATTTTAACCTCGCCGGTGTGAATAATAACTGGATGGACGTTCGTGACGTATTCCGCACAGACGATACCTTCCGGGACGCAAATATCGACTGGACCGTAACAACACAGAATGTTCAGGAAAAGGTGCTCCCCCTGTTTAAAAAGGCTAATATCATCATTACGCAGGGTTTTATCGGCAGTACTGACCAGAATGAAAGTGTAACACTGGGCCGTGAAGGCAGCGACTACTCAGCCGCCGTATTTGCCAATATGCTGAATGCAGAAAGCCAGACCATCTGGAAAGATGTGGAAGGTTTGAAAAACGCGGATCCGAAATTATTCCCCAACACCATCAATATCCCTGAAATTAGTTACAGTGAGGTGATCGAAATGGCTTATTATGGTGCACAGGTGATCCACCCAAAGACCATCAAACCACTCCAGAACAAGCAGATTCCCCTTTATGTAAAGAGTTTTCTGAATAAAGACCTTCCGGGTACCGTGATCAAGGAAGAAACTGAGACAAAGCAGTTACCGCCCATCATAGTACTGAAGAAAAATCAGGTGCTGCTGACCATCACTTCCCGCAACTTTGACTTCATCACAGAAGACAGGATCAGCGACGTCTACGAGCGTTTTCACCAGCTGAAAATCAAGATAAATTTGATGCAGAATGCCGCCATCAGTTTCTCCTGCTGTATTGATAATAACCCGGAGAAAATAGAGGCTTTAATGAAGGCATTACACGATGACTTTAAAATCTCATATAACGAAGGTTTGGAATTACTGACCGTTCGTTATAACCAGGATGGATTGTTGGAAGAACTGAGCAAAGACAGGACTGTCTTGTTGGAACAACGATCACTCATCACAATTCAGCGTTTACTGAAATAA
- a CDS encoding SDR family oxidoreductase, giving the protein MKIVITGSLGNIGKPLTDRLIRQGHQVTVISSKAERQSAIEAAGAQAATGTFFDVDFLTETFKGADIVYLMEAWEGIGSIFDKDIDFVAAFEQIGNNYKTAVGQSGVKRIVHLSSIGAHTDQGTGSLYLHNRTCRRVI; this is encoded by the coding sequence ATGAAGATTGTTATCACAGGCTCTCTGGGCAATATTGGTAAACCACTGACCGACAGATTAATCCGTCAGGGACATCAGGTCACTGTTATCAGCAGCAAAGCGGAACGCCAATCAGCGATTGAGGCAGCAGGTGCGCAGGCCGCAACAGGCACATTTTTCGATGTTGACTTTCTTACAGAAACCTTCAAAGGTGCTGATATTGTATACCTGATGGAAGCATGGGAAGGTATAGGCAGCATTTTCGACAAAGACATTGACTTTGTTGCCGCATTTGAACAAATCGGCAATAACTACAAAACAGCAGTCGGACAATCCGGCGTCAAGCGCATTGTACATCTCAGCAGCATTGGCGCTCATACAGATCAGGGAACAGGCAGCCTTTATCTCCACAACAGAACCTGTCGCCGGGTTATTTAG
- a CDS encoding helix-turn-helix transcriptional regulator gives MHLSEEEVATILSIFDLIDKELNSRIDEFSQDVIVSHIDSLLNYANRFYKRQFITRKVVNNDLLTRLEQEIDTYFNNDTSASQGLPTVQFLAEKLHLSPSYLSDMLRSLIGQNAQQYIHEKLVNKSKELLSTTNQSVSEIAFQLGFEHSQSFSKFFKMKAKVSPLQFRQSFS, from the coding sequence TTGCATCTATCAGAAGAAGAAGTGGCCACGATCCTCTCTATCTTTGATTTGATCGATAAAGAACTAAATAGCAGGATTGACGAGTTTAGCCAGGATGTGATTGTATCTCATATTGACTCATTACTGAATTATGCAAACCGGTTTTATAAACGTCAGTTTATTACGCGAAAGGTAGTGAACAATGATCTGTTAACCAGGCTGGAACAGGAGATAGATACTTATTTCAATAATGACACCTCTGCCAGTCAGGGCTTACCCACCGTTCAATTTCTCGCGGAAAAACTACACTTGTCGCCCAGTTATCTAAGTGATATGCTGCGATCCCTGATAGGGCAAAATGCGCAACAGTACATTCATGAGAAGTTGGTAAATAAATCAAAGGAGTTATTGTCTACAACAAATCAGTCCGTATCGGAAATTGCTTTCCAGTTAGGATTTGAACACTCCCAATCGTTTAGCAAGTTTTTTAAGATGAAGGCGAAAGTATCTCCTTTACAATTCAGGCAATCGTTTAGTTGA
- a CDS encoding Crp/Fnr family transcriptional regulator, translating to MDQIMALQRCLQDIGTFSPAELELIASKCSHRYIAKNDYILQQGAICNAISFLLTGSCYESYTEDTDENIIELYCAYDCVVSPSSFFLQQAAEHPIKAFADCEVLTLSIHTLHQLIGISPVFFQLGKILQPGWFRVGFYDQRMSPKEKYNHLMTHKPTIIRTFPLKFIASYLKITPETLSRIRAAQ from the coding sequence ATGGATCAAATAATGGCCTTGCAAAGGTGTTTACAGGACATCGGTACATTTTCTCCTGCCGAACTGGAACTCATTGCATCAAAATGCAGCCACCGGTATATCGCTAAGAATGATTATATCCTGCAACAGGGAGCCATCTGCAATGCCATCAGCTTCCTGCTGACTGGGTCTTGTTATGAGTCCTATACTGAAGATACAGATGAAAATATCATTGAGCTCTATTGCGCCTATGATTGCGTCGTCAGTCCGTCCAGCTTCTTTTTGCAGCAAGCGGCTGAACATCCTATAAAAGCCTTTGCAGATTGTGAAGTGTTGACATTAAGCATCCATACCCTACATCAGCTGATCGGTATTTCTCCGGTATTTTTTCAGTTGGGTAAGATCTTACAACCGGGTTGGTTTCGTGTAGGTTTTTATGACCAGCGAATGTCTCCGAAAGAGAAATATAATCACCTGATGACACACAAACCAACTATCATCCGGACTTTTCCATTGAAATTCATTGCTTCCTATCTGAAGATCACCCCCGAGACGCTTAGCCGTATCCGGGCTGCGCAGTAA
- a CDS encoding bifunctional folylpolyglutamate synthase/dihydrofolate synthase — protein sequence MNYQETVDYLYQQLPMFTRVGASAFKKDLHNTIELCKQLGDPQHKFKSIHVAGTNGKGSTSHMLAALFQQAGYKTGLYTSPHLLDFRERIRINGEMVSKEFVVAFVEQMQPAIESLEPSFFELTVAMAFQYFALEQVDIAIIEVGLGGRLDSTNIITPELSVITNISYDHMHILGNTLPEIASEKAGIIKANVPVVIAQTQSEIESVFIDKAAFLGAPIHFADQEWLIQETEFAQGQLKLGLQHTHSGDMKTIRTDLSGQYQMKNIMGVLSAWKILQKAGWELPEQTVLTALSHVKKLTGLRGRWETVAHDPLTIFDVGHNEAGITEIVQQLQHMVYRHLHIVTGFVKDKEVNKVLPLFPTAATYYFCKAQLPRAMDQQELAELAQQHGLRGHAYETVQQAFQTAKQQAHKDDIVLVCGSFFIVAEVM from the coding sequence ATGAACTACCAGGAAACGGTTGACTACCTCTATCAGCAGCTACCCATGTTCACCCGGGTAGGCGCCAGTGCCTTTAAAAAGGACCTTCACAATACGATCGAGCTTTGCAAACAGCTCGGCGATCCACAGCATAAATTCAAATCCATACATGTAGCCGGCACTAACGGAAAAGGCTCTACCAGTCATATGCTGGCAGCTCTATTCCAGCAAGCAGGTTACAAAACAGGATTGTACACCTCTCCTCACCTGCTTGACTTCCGTGAGCGGATCCGTATCAACGGAGAAATGGTGTCTAAAGAATTCGTCGTTGCATTCGTCGAACAAATGCAGCCCGCTATCGAAAGCCTTGAACCTTCCTTCTTTGAACTGACCGTCGCCATGGCCTTCCAGTACTTTGCACTGGAACAGGTCGATATCGCCATCATCGAAGTTGGCCTCGGCGGCAGATTAGACAGCACCAATATCATCACCCCCGAACTTTCCGTCATCACCAATATCAGCTATGACCACATGCACATCCTCGGTAATACCCTGCCGGAGATTGCATCGGAAAAAGCGGGCATTATCAAAGCAAATGTGCCGGTCGTTATTGCACAGACGCAGTCAGAAATTGAGTCTGTCTTCATCGATAAAGCCGCCTTCCTCGGTGCACCGATTCATTTCGCTGATCAGGAATGGCTGATCCAGGAGACGGAATTTGCCCAGGGACAGCTAAAATTGGGCCTGCAGCATACGCATAGCGGCGATATGAAAACCATCCGGACAGACCTGAGCGGCCAGTACCAGATGAAGAATATTATGGGCGTGCTTTCGGCGTGGAAAATACTACAGAAAGCGGGTTGGGAACTGCCGGAGCAGACAGTCCTGACGGCGCTGTCTCATGTTAAAAAACTGACCGGATTGCGGGGGCGTTGGGAGACGGTTGCACATGATCCGCTGACGATCTTTGATGTGGGGCATAATGAAGCAGGGATTACAGAGATTGTGCAGCAGCTGCAGCATATGGTGTATCGGCATTTGCATATTGTGACCGGGTTTGTGAAGGATAAAGAGGTGAATAAAGTGTTGCCGTTGTTCCCAACGGCGGCGACGTATTATTTTTGTAAGGCGCAGTTGCCAAGGGCGATGGATCAGCAGGAGCTGGCGGAGCTGGCGCAGCAGCATGGCCTGAGAGGGCATGCGTATGAGACGGTGCAGCAGGCGTTTCAGACGGCGAAGCAGCAGGCACATAAAGATGATATTGTGCTTGTGTGTGGTAGTTTCTTTATCGTTGCAGAGGTGATGTAA
- a CDS encoding tetratricopeptide repeat protein produces MKYIPLKLVRNISGLLLLTTTMAYGQTDSLLVHSRSTAYYAEGKSYLKEKDYNAAIQSFTAAIAIHPTDSAYANLGFAYIRKENDKNAFVALNKALDLNGNYAWAYCLRGYLYTKINVPELSFNDFSRAIALNAKGGDLSGAQNAVSDKSVIRDYTKKIGKDPKDDSAYLQRARAYESREKNKQAVKDYKKAIALDPDNTEAYYGLQNLYLQGKGPKQSSAPADDISDTTEQYIEEQPFTEFYATQGTTYSTLEEKYALTIRDYTKVITLFPGNSAAFRDRGYLYAKLNKTDSAIADFTSAITLDPQSSLALGYRGALYIETKQLESAIADLSAAIKIDPDALQHYYNRGLAYYQWGAYEPAIADFTTLITKGPPNAVAYRYRGNLYTYVNKPALAIADISKAIDLAPKEAESYAVRGLAYALQADYKQAVQDFSTSIKLDPGSKTIYVNRALAYKYLNNYKAAIKDYTQAIELDPNDVDVYKERGKVYEQMGKKDLAAADFKKAGAVE; encoded by the coding sequence ATGAAATACATACCGCTCAAACTAGTAAGAAATATATCAGGACTTTTACTGCTGACTACAACAATGGCTTACGGCCAGACAGATTCATTATTGGTGCATAGCAGATCAACTGCGTATTATGCTGAGGGAAAGAGCTACCTCAAAGAGAAGGATTATAATGCCGCCATTCAGAGTTTTACAGCGGCGATCGCCATTCATCCCACTGACTCCGCATATGCAAACCTTGGATTTGCCTATATCCGGAAGGAGAATGATAAAAATGCATTTGTTGCCCTGAATAAGGCGCTTGATCTCAATGGAAACTATGCCTGGGCTTATTGTCTCCGGGGATATCTTTATACGAAAATTAACGTCCCGGAATTATCTTTTAATGACTTCTCAAGGGCCATTGCACTAAATGCAAAAGGAGGGGATTTGTCCGGCGCTCAGAATGCGGTATCAGATAAATCGGTGATCCGGGATTATACGAAGAAAATAGGAAAGGATCCTAAGGATGATAGTGCTTATTTACAACGGGCGCGCGCCTATGAGAGCCGGGAGAAAAATAAACAGGCGGTAAAGGATTATAAGAAAGCAATCGCACTCGATCCGGATAATACAGAAGCCTATTACGGTCTGCAAAATCTTTATCTGCAGGGGAAAGGACCTAAACAAAGTTCAGCTCCTGCTGATGATATCTCGGATACGACGGAACAGTATATAGAAGAACAACCGTTCACAGAATTCTATGCTACCCAGGGTACAACTTATTCAACGCTTGAAGAAAAGTATGCATTGACGATTCGTGATTATACAAAAGTGATTACGCTGTTTCCCGGGAACAGCGCTGCTTTTCGGGATCGCGGCTACCTGTATGCAAAACTTAATAAGACAGACTCCGCTATTGCTGACTTTACAAGCGCAATCACACTCGATCCGCAGTCATCGCTTGCATTGGGTTACCGGGGTGCATTGTATATAGAAACAAAGCAACTGGAATCAGCAATCGCTGATTTGTCAGCCGCGATTAAAATCGACCCGGATGCTTTGCAGCACTATTATAATCGTGGGCTGGCCTACTACCAGTGGGGCGCATATGAACCGGCTATAGCAGATTTTACTACCTTAATCACCAAAGGTCCGCCTAATGCAGTTGCCTATCGCTACCGGGGGAATCTTTATACATACGTCAATAAGCCTGCATTAGCCATTGCTGATATCAGCAAGGCGATCGATCTGGCGCCAAAAGAAGCAGAAAGTTATGCGGTTCGCGGACTGGCCTATGCTTTACAAGCAGATTATAAACAGGCCGTCCAGGATTTTAGCACTTCCATCAAACTGGATCCTGGCAGTAAGACGATATATGTTAATCGCGCATTGGCGTATAAGTACCTGAACAATTATAAGGCGGCTATTAAAGATTATACCCAGGCGATTGAGCTGGACCCGAATGATGTGGACGTATATAAGGAACGGGGCAAGGTGTATGAGCAGATGGGAAAAAAAGACCTGGCAGCCGCTGATTTTAAGAAGGCAGGAGCGGTGGAATGA
- a CDS encoding NUDIX hydrolase — translation MASLDWKTLSSEYLFKDNWLTARRDKCETPQGKIVEPYYVLEYNDWVNCVAVTDDGRIIMVRQFRQGIGKAVLEIPGGTMDDTDPSPEFAMRRELLEETGYEFDKLINLGAVAPNPASSNNLTHMFLATGGKKVQEQDLDENEEIELVFMDLEDVEKLLLDNQILQSLHVSCLFYALLRLKELKIQKA, via the coding sequence ATGGCATCATTAGACTGGAAAACATTAAGTTCTGAATACCTTTTCAAAGACAACTGGTTAACAGCCCGTCGCGACAAATGTGAAACGCCTCAGGGAAAGATTGTTGAACCGTATTATGTATTGGAATACAATGACTGGGTAAACTGTGTCGCTGTAACTGACGACGGCCGTATCATCATGGTCCGCCAGTTCAGACAAGGCATCGGTAAAGCGGTCCTCGAAATTCCCGGCGGCACAATGGACGATACAGATCCATCCCCTGAATTTGCCATGCGCCGTGAATTACTGGAAGAAACCGGCTACGAATTTGATAAACTCATCAACCTCGGCGCCGTTGCACCCAATCCTGCCTCCAGCAACAACCTGACACATATGTTCCTGGCCACCGGTGGTAAAAAGGTACAGGAACAGGATCTCGACGAAAACGAAGAAATCGAACTCGTCTTCATGGATCTCGAAGACGTAGAAAAGCTGCTCCTCGACAACCAGATCCTGCAAAGTCTGCACGTCAGCTGTTTGTTCTATGCATTACTGCGTCTGAAGGAATTAAAGATCCAAAAGGCATAA
- a CDS encoding CAP domain-containing protein, whose protein sequence is MNRKLTFAVFGFFLTFHLFVFSCSRSAAPAKSNTTVKEGPAPVSKEPTADGDAKLIKDILYYTNEFRATKGLPPLKLESYCSQLAQKHSDNMASGKVAFGHDQFEIRNDAVTLKFHGVSGVGENVAYGNLDAKGVVDGWIKSPGHRRNMLGDFNLIGIGATQKGKVTYFTQFFVKK, encoded by the coding sequence ATGAACCGCAAGCTCACATTTGCCGTATTCGGATTTTTTCTGACTTTCCACCTGTTCGTATTTTCCTGTTCCAGATCGGCAGCACCTGCTAAAAGCAATACCACTGTAAAAGAGGGACCTGCTCCTGTTAGCAAGGAACCGACTGCCGACGGCGACGCAAAACTGATCAAGGACATCCTTTATTATACCAACGAGTTCAGAGCCACCAAAGGTCTGCCTCCCCTGAAACTGGAATCATACTGCTCACAGCTGGCCCAGAAGCACAGCGATAACATGGCCTCCGGCAAAGTAGCCTTTGGTCACGATCAGTTTGAGATCCGTAATGACGCAGTTACACTGAAATTCCATGGTGTATCCGGCGTAGGAGAGAACGTGGCTTATGGTAACCTGGATGCGAAAGGTGTGGTAGATGGCTGGATTAAGAGCCCCGGTCACCGTCGCAATATGCTGGGTGATTTTAACCTGATCGGCATCGGTGCTACTCAGAAAGGAAAGGTTACTTATTTTACGCAGTTTTTCGTGAAGAAATAG
- a CDS encoding YfiT family bacillithiol transferase, producing the protein MDIDLEQLKYPIGKFEAPAEISDRVLKGYISDIRYLPSLIEIVVQSLDEAQLATPYRPEGWAVYQVVHHLVDSHTQALTRFKWALTEDNPVIKAYNESAWAELPDVKKTPINVSLTLLHALHTRWVNLMDNLTPEQWARTFVHPESGKTIALRTLAGTYSWHGRHHLAQVERLKERNNWH; encoded by the coding sequence ATGGACATCGACCTGGAGCAACTCAAATACCCTATCGGCAAATTCGAAGCGCCTGCTGAAATCTCAGACCGCGTTTTGAAAGGTTACATTAGCGATATCAGATACTTACCATCCCTGATAGAGATCGTAGTACAAAGTCTGGACGAGGCGCAGTTAGCCACTCCTTACAGACCCGAAGGCTGGGCGGTATACCAGGTTGTACACCATCTGGTGGACAGTCACACGCAGGCACTCACCCGTTTCAAGTGGGCGCTGACAGAAGACAATCCTGTCATCAAAGCCTATAATGAAAGTGCCTGGGCGGAATTACCGGATGTAAAGAAAACACCCATCAATGTTTCGCTGACTTTATTACATGCCTTACATACCCGTTGGGTAAACCTCATGGATAACCTGACACCGGAACAGTGGGCCCGCACATTTGTACATCCTGAAAGCGGTAAAACCATCGCTTTAAGGACCCTGGCCGGCACCTATTCCTGGCATGGCCGGCATCACCTGGCACAGGTAGAAAGATTAAAAGAGCGCAATAACTGGCACTAA
- the fbp gene encoding class 1 fructose-bisphosphatase: protein MNRKVMTLDEFTIQELRNYPGATGQLSGLLRDIGLAAKRVNVEVNKAGIADILGEAGKINVQGEKVKKLDEFANDQFISSLRSSIYCCGVASEEEENFIAFDDEHSKNSKYVVLLDPLDGSGNIDVNVSIGTIFSVYRRLTPTGTVCELEDFLQPGYVQIAAGYIIYGSSTMLVYATRRSVQGFTLDPSIGEFCLSHPNLKCPGESDIFSVNIGYYHLYEDKVRNAIDYFLAKDEHGKIYRHRFVGCMVAEVHRTLIQGGIFMYPAFGKYAGGRLRLCYECNPMSFIMEKAGGLAMATGRQRLLELKPSKLHQRVPVFLGSRNMMDVWQRIVNS from the coding sequence ATGAACAGAAAAGTAATGACCCTGGATGAGTTTACCATCCAGGAGCTGAGGAATTACCCCGGAGCAACAGGACAACTGTCTGGTTTATTGAGAGATATAGGTCTGGCGGCCAAGCGTGTGAACGTAGAAGTCAACAAGGCCGGTATCGCCGATATTCTTGGAGAGGCGGGCAAAATCAATGTACAGGGCGAGAAAGTTAAGAAACTGGATGAATTTGCCAATGATCAGTTCATCAGTTCTCTGCGTAGTAGTATTTATTGCTGCGGAGTAGCCTCTGAAGAGGAAGAGAACTTTATCGCCTTTGACGACGAGCACTCCAAAAACTCCAAATATGTAGTGCTGCTGGACCCCCTGGACGGATCCGGTAACATCGACGTCAATGTCTCTATCGGTACCATCTTTTCTGTTTATCGCAGGTTAACGCCTACCGGTACTGTCTGTGAACTGGAAGACTTCCTGCAACCGGGTTATGTACAGATTGCAGCCGGTTACATCATCTATGGTTCTTCCACCATGCTGGTATACGCAACCCGCCGTAGTGTACAGGGCTTCACGCTCGACCCGTCTATCGGAGAGTTCTGTCTGTCCCATCCGAACCTTAAATGCCCAGGAGAAAGTGATATCTTTTCCGTCAACATAGGTTACTATCATCTCTATGAAGATAAGGTCCGTAATGCGATCGACTATTTCCTGGCAAAAGATGAACATGGCAAAATATACCGCCATCGCTTTGTAGGATGTATGGTGGCAGAGGTACACCGTACGCTTATTCAGGGAGGAATTTTCATGTATCCGGCTTTTGGAAAATATGCAGGGGGACGTTTGCGTTTATGTTATGAGTGCAACCCCATGTCATTCATCATGGAAAAGGCCGGCGGACTGGCAATGGCTACCGGCAGACAAAGACTGCTGGAACTGAAACCATCCAAATTACACCAGCGGGTGCCGGTATTTTTGGGGTCCAGAAACATGATGGATGTTTGGCAGCGAATAGTAAATAGTTAG